A section of the Clostridium omnivorum genome encodes:
- a CDS encoding toxic anion resistance protein produces the protein MRFAEENKMQALTNEQSGELYNNDFELREKLETIKKELEKSPEVIELSKQVDVKSPNSILQFGSKPAEEISKFSDKILSSIKTSSIESSSVMLQDLSKLMSRFDKEELMDKDRSFLGKLFYNGQKAVEKLLSKYQTLGREIDRIYKQISDYKNELTKTNDMLDEMFVQNIEYYKQLEKYVIACNMVINELETEDLPYYSEKAKSGDPSDALELEAVNNAIEMLKNRAYDFEMAKMVAMQTAPQIRIIQKGNFKLIGKIHSAFIITIPIFKNGLIQAVTLKRQNLVADSMAALDRTTNELLIKNAQNLKNQSIEIAKLSNSSAINIDTLENTWKAIVEGINETKRIEDENRTAREESMKKINNMQIEFMKKIH, from the coding sequence ATGAGATTTGCTGAGGAGAATAAAATGCAAGCATTAACTAATGAACAGTCTGGGGAACTATATAATAATGATTTTGAGCTTCGTGAAAAGCTGGAAACTATAAAAAAAGAATTGGAAAAGTCACCAGAGGTTATAGAACTATCTAAACAAGTTGATGTTAAGAGTCCGAATTCAATACTTCAGTTTGGTAGCAAGCCTGCTGAAGAAATATCAAAGTTTTCTGATAAAATTTTAAGCTCTATTAAAACTTCCAGCATTGAGAGCTCCAGCGTAATGCTGCAGGATTTATCAAAGCTTATGAGCAGATTTGATAAAGAAGAGCTTATGGATAAGGATAGGAGTTTTTTAGGCAAGCTATTTTATAATGGTCAAAAAGCAGTGGAAAAGTTATTAAGCAAATATCAAACTCTGGGTAGGGAAATAGACAGGATATATAAACAAATTTCTGATTATAAAAATGAACTTACAAAAACTAATGATATGCTTGATGAGATGTTTGTACAAAACATTGAATACTATAAACAGTTAGAAAAGTATGTTATTGCATGTAATATGGTAATAAATGAGCTAGAAACAGAAGATTTGCCATATTACTCAGAAAAAGCTAAATCAGGTGATCCTTCAGATGCACTGGAACTAGAGGCTGTCAATAATGCAATTGAGATGCTTAAAAATAGGGCTTATGATTTTGAAATGGCAAAGATGGTTGCTATGCAGACTGCACCGCAGATAAGAATAATTCAAAAAGGCAATTTTAAGCTAATAGGAAAGATTCATTCAGCCTTTATAATTACTATACCAATTTTTAAAAATGGACTTATTCAAGCTGTAACGCTTAAAAGACAAAACTTAGTGGCAGATTCAATGGCTGCATTAGATAGGACAACAAATGAACTACTTATAAAAAATGCACAGAACCTAAAAAATCAAAGCATAGAAATTGCAAAACTTTCAAATTCATCAGCTATTAACATTGATACACTTGAGAACACCTGGAAAGCAATTGTAGAAGGAATAAATGAAACAAAGAGAATAGAAGACGAGAATAGAACAGCTAGGGAAGAAAGTATGAAAAAAATCAATAATATGCAAATAGAGTTTATGAAAAAAATTCATTAG
- a CDS encoding MBL fold metallo-hydrolase has translation MSDWFTVEKIDDFTYAISEYGHWEKVHSYLLIGTTHALLIDTGLGIGNIKAEIDSLTNLPIKVVTTHAHWDHIGGHNLFNDIYVHEGDSEWLKKGLPVPIEVIRKNVIQEPFSKSAPIEFDINKFNIYPCKSSLLLDNDIIDIGSRKLKVIHTPGHSPGHICVWEEDKGYLYTGDLIYLGTLYAFYPSTDPVQYKNSIIKVSNLNNIKRILPSHNDLNISTDIIEKVKAAFDFIEAKNLLKQGSGLFEFENFNIKI, from the coding sequence GTGAGTGATTGGTTTACAGTAGAAAAAATTGATGATTTCACTTATGCCATAAGTGAATATGGACACTGGGAAAAAGTGCACTCCTATCTTTTGATAGGAACTACTCATGCCCTTTTAATTGATACAGGCTTGGGCATAGGAAATATTAAAGCAGAAATTGATTCATTGACTAACCTACCTATAAAAGTTGTTACCACCCACGCACACTGGGATCACATCGGAGGGCATAATCTTTTTAATGATATATATGTTCATGAAGGAGATTCAGAATGGTTAAAAAAAGGACTTCCAGTGCCTATAGAGGTAATTAGAAAGAATGTAATTCAAGAACCATTTAGTAAAAGTGCTCCTATTGAATTTGACATTAACAAATTCAATATATATCCATGTAAATCTTCACTTTTATTAGATAATGATATTATAGATATAGGTTCCAGAAAATTGAAAGTAATACACACACCAGGACATTCACCAGGACATATTTGTGTTTGGGAAGAAGATAAAGGTTATCTCTACACAGGGGATTTAATTTATCTAGGGACTCTTTATGCATTTTATCCAAGTACTGATCCTGTTCAGTATAAAAATTCCATCATAAAAGTCAGCAACCTAAATAATATAAAAAGGATATTACCTTCACATAATGATTTAAACATTTCCACTGACATTATTGAAAAAGTAAAAGCTGCTTTTGATTTTATAGAAGCTAAAAATTTACTAAAACAAGGAAGTGGACTCTTTGAATTTGAGAATTTTAATATAAAAATATAA
- a CDS encoding serine dehydratase subunit alpha family protein — protein MEHEKFLKVLDKELVVALGCTEPIAIAFAAAMARKHVKGEKVEEVKVFASSNVIKNAMSVNIPGTGSSGINLAAALGSIVNKAEKNLELLNGLEKEDIENAKSMIKEGKVYIDIAKTPKKLYIEAIVNTEQSSARVIIEDTHTNITLIEVDGQTVYCNSSDCAVENNDVDYSILNIDTIWDFVQEYDMDKLELVKKSIELNRVIGIEGLKNAYGLQVGRTIYNQMNKGIIADDTANYAMALTAAGSDARMAGCTLNVMSNSGSGNQGITATLPVYAVWEKLRLSEDKLMRAVTLSHLITIYIKSKFGRLSAICGATVASTGASCGIVYLLGGDKNSIKASIQNMMGNVTGMLCDGAKAGCALKVSTCTNAAVHSAILAKEGISIQSTDGIIENDAERTIDNLCALGNEGTREADRIILDIMLSKTRC, from the coding sequence ATGGAGCATGAAAAATTTTTAAAAGTTTTGGACAAAGAGCTCGTTGTAGCTTTAGGCTGTACTGAGCCCATTGCCATTGCCTTTGCAGCTGCTATGGCTAGAAAACATGTTAAAGGTGAAAAAGTAGAAGAAGTAAAGGTTTTTGCTAGCAGCAATGTGATTAAAAATGCTATGTCAGTAAATATACCTGGCACAGGCAGTAGTGGAATTAATTTGGCAGCGGCTTTGGGCTCTATAGTGAATAAAGCAGAAAAAAATCTTGAGTTATTAAATGGCCTAGAAAAAGAAGATATTGAAAATGCTAAGAGCATGATAAAGGAAGGCAAAGTTTATATTGACATTGCTAAAACCCCAAAGAAACTGTATATAGAGGCAATTGTAAATACCGAACAGTCCAGTGCAAGAGTAATAATTGAAGACACACATACTAATATTACTTTAATAGAAGTAGATGGACAAACTGTTTACTGCAATAGTTCAGATTGTGCAGTAGAAAATAACGATGTGGATTATAGTATTTTAAATATAGATACTATATGGGATTTTGTCCAAGAATACGATATGGACAAGCTTGAACTAGTGAAAAAGAGTATAGAGCTTAATAGAGTAATAGGTATTGAAGGTCTAAAGAATGCTTATGGACTCCAAGTAGGTAGAACTATTTATAATCAAATGAATAAAGGTATAATAGCAGATGATACTGCAAATTATGCTATGGCATTAACAGCGGCTGGTTCAGATGCAAGAATGGCAGGATGTACTTTAAATGTTATGAGTAATTCAGGCAGTGGAAATCAAGGAATAACTGCTACATTGCCTGTGTATGCAGTGTGGGAAAAGCTAAGATTATCAGAAGATAAGCTAATGAGAGCAGTGACATTAAGTCACCTAATAACAATATATATTAAGTCAAAGTTTGGAAGACTTTCAGCTATCTGTGGAGCAACTGTTGCCTCTACTGGTGCAAGCTGCGGAATTGTGTACCTATTAGGTGGAGATAAAAATTCTATTAAAGCTTCAATTCAGAATATGATGGGTAATGTAACAGGAATGCTTTGTGATGGAGCTAAGGCAGGATGTGCTCTGAAGGTATCAACATGCACTAATGCTGCAGTACACTCAGCAATACTTGCTAAAGAAGGAATATCTATTCAATCAACAGATGGTATTATAGAAAATGATGCTGAAAGAACAATAGATAACCTATGTGCTCTTGGTAATGAGGGAACACGCGAAGCAGACAGAATAATCTTAGATATAATGCTTAGTAAAACAAGATGCTAG
- a CDS encoding helicase-related protein: MKRGAIERNFRKIKNQIAQIDEIVRHTKTNALWDHESAVRKKLKELKEYEDADLKDYTYVYEGYLEILEYISKRLLEDYNNKNHTSFRFEDIIRHNYDNYLKSGIITVLITNHIPEVALKEFERIFPSNPKDEYTDTRRLNRKFYLHLGETNTGKTYNAMQRLKVSADGVYLSPLRILALENYEKLNREGTKCSLLTGEEEINVEGARHTACTIEKLDISQQYEVGVIDEIQMINDDQRGAAWTRALLGLKCKEIHICGAMNAKEVIVKILKDCNEEFEIIEYTRSIPLEVMDKSFSFKDIQSGDALVVFSKKRVLELAYNYSQQGIKSSLIYGDLPPEVRKKQYEQFIGKETSILITTDAIGMGVNLPIRRIIFMDMKKFDGSEVRFLNSQEVKQIAGRAGRKGIYDIGYVGTYGDNLDFIRENLDMEDYPIRQAVLGPSEEILRIKNLPLREKLALWSTMEPKVPYYKKMDVSEYIVLLDTIKGYRLDEKIQWKLLRIPFDVSNSAIMETFLFFIDEIFVAKSKTISKPQCLLKDLYEFERYYQKINLYYSFSKAFGLEFDEKWVYEERINVSNSINIILKDI, from the coding sequence ATGAAGCGAGGAGCTATTGAAAGAAACTTTAGAAAAATAAAAAATCAAATAGCACAGATTGATGAAATTGTTAGACATACTAAAACTAATGCTCTATGGGATCATGAGTCTGCAGTAAGAAAAAAACTAAAAGAATTAAAGGAATACGAAGATGCTGATTTAAAGGATTATACCTATGTTTATGAAGGGTATCTTGAAATACTAGAATACATATCCAAAAGACTATTAGAGGACTATAATAATAAAAATCATACCAGTTTTAGATTTGAAGACATAATAAGACATAATTATGATAATTACTTAAAATCGGGAATTATTACTGTATTAATAACGAACCATATACCTGAAGTAGCACTAAAGGAGTTTGAAAGGATTTTTCCATCAAACCCAAAAGATGAATATACAGACACTAGAAGGTTAAATAGAAAGTTTTATCTGCATCTTGGTGAAACCAATACCGGAAAGACTTATAATGCAATGCAGAGGCTAAAAGTTTCAGCAGATGGAGTTTATCTTTCACCGCTTAGAATATTGGCATTAGAAAACTATGAGAAACTTAATAGAGAAGGGACTAAATGCAGTTTACTTACAGGAGAAGAAGAGATAAATGTAGAAGGAGCAAGGCATACAGCCTGCACCATAGAAAAACTGGATATTTCTCAGCAATATGAAGTTGGAGTTATAGATGAAATTCAAATGATAAATGATGACCAAAGAGGTGCAGCTTGGACAAGAGCCTTATTAGGACTTAAATGCAAAGAAATACATATATGTGGCGCCATGAATGCTAAAGAGGTAATTGTTAAGATATTAAAAGATTGCAATGAAGAATTTGAAATAATTGAATATACAAGAAGTATTCCACTAGAGGTAATGGATAAAAGTTTTTCCTTTAAGGATATTCAAAGTGGTGATGCTCTAGTAGTATTTTCAAAGAAGAGGGTTTTAGAGCTTGCTTATAACTATTCGCAGCAAGGAATAAAATCAAGCCTTATTTATGGGGATTTGCCACCTGAAGTGAGAAAAAAGCAGTATGAACAATTCATAGGTAAAGAGACCTCTATTTTGATTACAACTGATGCGATAGGCATGGGAGTTAATCTTCCTATAAGGCGGATAATATTTATGGATATGAAAAAGTTTGATGGCAGTGAGGTAAGATTCTTGAATTCTCAAGAAGTTAAGCAAATTGCCGGTAGAGCAGGAAGAAAGGGAATATATGATATAGGATATGTAGGTACTTATGGGGATAACCTAGACTTTATTAGAGAAAATCTTGATATGGAGGATTATCCAATAAGGCAAGCGGTTCTAGGACCAAGTGAAGAGATATTAAGAATTAAGAATTTGCCGCTTAGGGAAAAACTGGCACTATGGAGTACAATGGAGCCTAAGGTACCTTACTATAAAAAAATGGATGTAAGTGAATACATAGTTTTACTTGATACAATAAAAGGCTATAGATTGGATGAAAAGATTCAATGGAAGCTGTTAAGAATTCCTTTTGACGTATCAAATTCAGCTATTATGGAAACATTTTTATTCTTTATTGATGAGATATTTGTGGCTAAAAGTAAAACTATATCAAAACCACAGTGTCTTCTAAAAGATTTGTATGAATTTGAAAGGTACTATCAAAAGATAAATTTATACTATTCTTTTTCAAAAGCCTTTGGTTTAGAATTCGATGAAAAGTGGGTTTATGAAGAGAGAATCAACGTAAGCAATTCAATCAATATAATATTAAAGGATATTTAA
- a CDS encoding methyl-accepting chemotaxis protein, producing MSLKKKIPILITTLLIVSVVITSIFSYYESSTLMYRTSKDEMQSVSKRAVETITALVQKELITVDELSGNKNIDAFLQKALTQDPKSDEYKATLENANKMLDEHVASSGNLEHAFLVSSKGIIIADSDRKLIGSDISDRNYNKATLGGNGKQIISETLVSKSTGAPIIVFTCPIKENGNIVAYMATAVKGESFSTYLSKIKVSSSPSSYVFLVDEKGNIIYHPTKEKIAKPVETPQIKAVSDRIVKGEKVQGTAMEYSYNKADKIAAYEEVPNTNWLVVFTATKGEIAAPIKNMTNMIFIISAIIVLAAIVIGVIVSGRITKPIGMVTDLVNMTANLDLTYQKQYEVLHNYKDEVGVMAKSIINMRISLREVLSSLIQVSENISSSAHNVEASTEVLQSIADETSMETESLSAGMEESAATIEEISASSGEMEGAVNEVAIRATGGSEKANEIAGRAKELKQGAVLSKENSNSVYNSVKLEMEQAINGSKAVQQIETLAKAILDISDQTNLLALNAAIEAARAGEAGKGFAVVADEVRKLAEQSAATIGDIQSVVRTVNDSVKNLTNTSIKVLQYIDSDVKQDYDKFINTGDQYSDDAEEVNKFMMDFSAVSEELSASISGISKAISEMANTVNEGASGISNIANKTITVAEKTQEIKSSVDENMKSAEVLKGITNKFKV from the coding sequence ATGTCGTTAAAAAAGAAAATACCAATTCTAATTACTACATTATTAATAGTATCAGTTGTAATTACAAGCATTTTTTCCTATTATGAATCTTCAACTCTAATGTATAGAACAAGTAAGGATGAAATGCAGTCTGTATCAAAAAGAGCTGTAGAAACAATTACTGCACTTGTGCAGAAGGAATTGATTACAGTCGATGAACTTTCTGGTAATAAGAATATTGATGCTTTTTTACAAAAAGCTTTGACTCAAGATCCTAAAAGTGACGAATATAAAGCGACTTTGGAAAATGCAAATAAAATGTTAGATGAGCATGTAGCTTCTTCAGGCAATTTAGAGCACGCATTTTTAGTTAGCTCAAAAGGAATTATAATTGCAGATAGTGATAGAAAACTTATTGGCAGTGACATTAGTGATAGAAATTATAATAAAGCTACTTTAGGTGGAAACGGAAAACAAATAATAAGTGAGACTCTAGTTTCTAAATCTACAGGGGCACCAATAATAGTATTTACATGTCCTATTAAGGAAAATGGAAACATAGTTGCCTATATGGCAACAGCAGTAAAAGGTGAAAGCTTTTCGACATATTTATCTAAAATAAAGGTTTCCAGTAGTCCATCTAGCTATGTATTTTTAGTTGATGAAAAGGGTAATATTATCTACCACCCAACTAAGGAAAAGATAGCAAAGCCTGTAGAAACACCACAAATTAAAGCTGTCTCAGATAGAATAGTAAAAGGCGAAAAGGTTCAGGGAACTGCTATGGAATATAGCTACAATAAAGCAGATAAAATAGCTGCGTATGAAGAGGTTCCTAACACAAACTGGTTAGTGGTATTTACAGCAACTAAAGGTGAAATAGCTGCACCAATAAAAAATATGACCAATATGATTTTCATAATTAGTGCTATTATTGTTTTAGCTGCTATAGTAATAGGCGTAATTGTATCAGGAAGGATAACAAAACCAATTGGTATGGTAACTGATTTAGTAAATATGACCGCAAATCTTGATTTGACTTATCAAAAACAATATGAGGTACTGCATAATTATAAAGATGAGGTCGGCGTTATGGCTAAGTCTATAATAAATATGAGAATATCCTTAAGAGAAGTTTTAAGCAGTTTAATACAAGTATCTGAAAATATAAGCAGCAGTGCTCATAATGTTGAAGCTTCTACTGAAGTATTACAATCTATTGCAGATGAAACTTCTATGGAAACAGAAAGTCTTTCTGCTGGTATGGAAGAAAGTGCAGCAACAATTGAAGAAATATCAGCATCTTCTGGAGAGATGGAAGGTGCAGTTAATGAAGTTGCAATAAGAGCAACTGGTGGAAGTGAAAAGGCAAATGAAATTGCTGGAAGAGCTAAAGAACTTAAACAAGGTGCAGTATTATCAAAAGAAAATTCTAATTCGGTTTATAATAGTGTTAAGTTAGAAATGGAGCAAGCTATTAATGGATCAAAGGCTGTTCAACAAATTGAAACTTTGGCAAAAGCTATTCTGGACATTAGTGATCAAACTAATTTATTAGCCTTAAATGCTGCTATCGAAGCTGCTAGGGCTGGTGAGGCAGGTAAAGGCTTTGCAGTAGTAGCTGATGAAGTTAGAAAATTAGCTGAGCAATCTGCAGCAACTATTGGTGATATACAAAGTGTTGTAAGAACTGTAAATGATTCTGTAAAGAATCTTACTAATACATCAATAAAAGTACTTCAATATATAGATAGTGATGTAAAACAAGATTATGATAAGTTCATCAATACTGGGGATCAATACAGCGATGATGCAGAGGAAGTAAATAAATTTATGATGGACTTCAGTGCCGTTTCTGAGGAATTAAGCGCCTCTATATCAGGAATTTCTAAAGCTATAAGCGAAATGGCTAATACAGTTAATGAAGGAGCCTCAGGTATAAGTAATATAGCCAACAAAACCATTACTGTAGCTGAAAAGACGCAAGAAATAAAGTCAAGTGTAGACGAAAATATGAAGAGTGCTGAAGTGCTTAAGGGGATTACAAATAAGTTTAAAGTTTAG
- a CDS encoding YceG family protein yields the protein MSGDRIETDAYKTNSEISEKLNSEDSYCYKPWQFADYKINACTLKTTYEEVGIWTLQQAMFRPGFKVEHGEVYIPNIFAKVSGVHEKLRQYRKEMKVLKKQPNTLFFYSFPLYRARISKLTPKSYYSVLDASGHIDKYKLINSTFWRYRNLRSSLQNIIADRIVDFCELYRFKNYESWSNIAPKNNIMGSIEDLLKTFDIRINLTPEGFEAAKIRVFTILNEIEEPLTKLITKFDYPYYIPKVIVYNNGSSYSKVTFEDAVKLMFMSSMGIDVIIFNPSGYNDIEDYIREKYYDIHRLEKVAFNLPYSSWTWF from the coding sequence ATGTCTGGAGATAGAATAGAAACTGATGCATATAAAACTAATTCTGAAATCTCTGAAAAACTGAATAGCGAAGACTCTTACTGCTATAAACCGTGGCAGTTTGCAGATTATAAGATAAATGCATGCACCTTAAAAACCACATATGAAGAAGTTGGAATTTGGACATTGCAGCAAGCTATGTTTAGACCGGGATTCAAGGTGGAACATGGAGAAGTTTATATTCCTAACATATTTGCAAAAGTAAGTGGAGTACATGAAAAGTTAAGGCAGTATAGAAAGGAAATGAAGGTGTTAAAAAAACAACCAAATACATTGTTTTTCTATTCTTTTCCTCTATATAGAGCTAGAATTTCTAAACTTACTCCTAAAAGTTATTATTCAGTGTTGGATGCGTCAGGACATATAGATAAATATAAATTGATAAATAGCACCTTTTGGAGATATAGAAATTTAAGAAGTAGTCTTCAAAATATTATTGCAGATAGAATTGTTGATTTTTGTGAACTTTATAGATTTAAAAACTATGAGTCTTGGTCGAATATTGCACCTAAGAATAATATTATGGGAAGTATCGAAGACTTGCTGAAGACTTTTGATATAAGGATTAATTTAACTCCAGAGGGGTTTGAGGCTGCTAAGATAAGAGTGTTCACTATTTTAAATGAAATAGAAGAACCGCTTACAAAACTAATTACAAAGTTTGATTATCCCTATTATATACCAAAAGTTATAGTGTATAATAATGGCAGCAGTTATTCAAAGGTTACCTTTGAAGATGCTGTTAAGTTAATGTTTATGAGCAGTATGGGGATTGATGTTATTATTTTTAATCCATCAGGCTATAATGATATAGAGGATTACATAAGAGAGAAATACTATGATATACACAGGCTAGAGAAGGTGGCATTTAACCTACCTTATAGCAGTTGGACCTGGTTTTAA
- a CDS encoding tRNA 2-thiocytidine biosynthesis TtcA family protein, with protein sequence MSNTAGNGCEILVPFNERKDLKEIERNIITKYRKHIWSKFTKAVKDFNLIEEGDKIAVAVSGGKDSMLMAKLFQELQRHGKVKFELEFIVADPGYHPSIKELMIDNCSYLGIPVKIYDSHIFEITDRIAKDYPCFMCAKMRRGALYSKAKELGCNKLALGHHYNDVIETTLLNVLYAGNFKTMLPKLKADNFDNMELIRPMYYIEETYIERFTRESGIWPLNCACMVAAKKIGNKRYEVKELINQMKEKFDQVDKSIFKAAQNVNMDSILGWQKDGQNYSYLDFYDED encoded by the coding sequence GTGAGTAATACTGCAGGTAATGGATGTGAAATATTAGTTCCATTTAATGAAAGAAAAGATTTAAAAGAAATAGAAAGAAATATTATAACTAAATATAGAAAACATATATGGTCAAAATTTACTAAGGCGGTTAAAGACTTCAATCTGATTGAAGAAGGTGACAAAATAGCAGTTGCTGTATCTGGCGGGAAAGATAGCATGTTGATGGCAAAGCTTTTTCAAGAACTTCAGCGCCATGGCAAAGTAAAATTTGAACTAGAATTTATTGTTGCTGATCCTGGATATCATCCTAGCATTAAAGAGCTAATGATAGATAATTGCAGCTATCTTGGTATACCGGTGAAGATATATGATTCTCATATATTTGAAATTACTGATAGAATTGCAAAAGACTATCCTTGTTTTATGTGTGCAAAGATGAGAAGAGGAGCTCTATATTCAAAAGCTAAAGAACTTGGCTGTAATAAGCTTGCTTTAGGGCACCATTACAATGATGTAATTGAAACTACACTTTTAAATGTGCTTTATGCCGGTAATTTTAAGACTATGCTGCCAAAGCTTAAAGCAGATAATTTTGATAACATGGAGCTTATTCGTCCAATGTACTATATTGAAGAAACATATATTGAACGATTTACAAGAGAAAGTGGAATATGGCCTCTTAATTGTGCCTGTATGGTAGCAGCCAAGAAAATAGGAAACAAGAGATATGAAGTTAAAGAGCTTATTAATCAGATGAAAGAAAAGTTTGATCAGGTTGATAAATCAATTTTTAAGGCTGCTCAGAATGTAAATATGGATTCTATATTAGGATGGCAAAAAGACGGGCAAAATTATTCTTATTTAGATTTTTATGATGAAGATTAA
- a CDS encoding DEAD/DEAH box helicase: protein MEHINFDSLELSSEILKAIKGLGFNKATEVQSQVIPLALQYKDMIVKSQTGSGKTAAFGIPVCEAVNIESKEPQVLILTPTRELCMQVKNDISNIGRFKRIRCSAIFGKQPYEGQARELKQRVHIVVGTPGRTLDHIQRGSLVTSNIKYLIIDEADKMLNMGFIDQVEGIIKALKKERATWLFSATMPAEIVQLCEKHMNNPINIEVESKNTIVKKVKQCWYQIEEENKKDLLKKVLSIEKPDSCIIFCNTKDKVNSLLKYMKDKGYSCNSLHGGMLQKDRLNIMDSFKLGEFEILIATDVAARGIDIENLTHIINYDLPEEKESYVHRIGRTGRAENTGKAITFACPNEINFLKEIEEYIQYKIDKKELPTRAEIDEADKNPDKKVNKNLKVKKGASLEKDITKIYIGAGKKKKVRAGDIVGAITSIEGVNAENIGIIDIQENFSYIDILDGKGSIVLEGLKTTTIKGKIVRVERAAK from the coding sequence ATGGAACATATTAATTTTGATTCCTTAGAGCTAAGTAGTGAAATATTAAAAGCTATTAAGGGACTTGGTTTTAATAAAGCTACAGAGGTGCAGAGTCAAGTTATACCTCTAGCATTACAATACAAGGACATGATTGTTAAATCACAGACTGGAAGCGGCAAGACTGCAGCTTTTGGAATACCGGTTTGTGAAGCTGTAAATATTGAATCAAAGGAACCACAGGTATTGATTTTAACACCCACGCGAGAACTATGCATGCAGGTAAAAAATGATATATCAAACATTGGTAGGTTTAAAAGAATAAGGTGTTCAGCTATATTTGGTAAACAGCCCTATGAAGGTCAGGCAAGGGAACTAAAGCAAAGAGTGCATATTGTAGTTGGTACACCAGGTAGAACGCTTGACCATATTCAAAGGGGAAGTCTTGTAACTAGTAATATAAAATATCTAATTATAGACGAGGCTGACAAGATGCTAAACATGGGTTTTATTGACCAAGTTGAAGGGATAATAAAGGCTTTAAAAAAAGAAAGAGCAACTTGGTTATTCTCTGCTACTATGCCTGCGGAAATTGTACAGCTTTGTGAAAAGCACATGAATAATCCAATTAATATTGAGGTGGAATCAAAAAATACCATAGTTAAAAAGGTTAAGCAGTGCTGGTACCAGATTGAAGAAGAGAACAAAAAAGATTTGCTAAAAAAAGTATTATCTATAGAAAAACCTGATAGCTGTATTATTTTTTGTAATACTAAGGACAAAGTAAATAGCTTATTAAAATATATGAAGGACAAGGGCTATTCCTGCAATTCTCTACATGGGGGAATGCTTCAAAAGGATAGGCTAAATATTATGGATAGTTTTAAACTAGGAGAATTTGAAATCCTTATTGCAACTGATGTAGCAGCTAGAGGAATAGATATTGAAAATCTAACGCACATCATAAACTATGATTTACCGGAGGAAAAAGAAAGTTATGTGCATAGAATAGGTAGAACTGGACGTGCTGAGAATACTGGAAAAGCAATAACTTTTGCATGCCCCAATGAAATAAACTTTTTAAAGGAAATTGAGGAGTATATTCAATACAAAATAGATAAAAAGGAGCTGCCGACAAGGGCTGAAATTGATGAGGCTGACAAAAATCCTGATAAAAAAGTAAATAAAAATTTAAAAGTAAAAAAAGGGGCAAGTCTGGAAAAAGATATAACTAAAATATATATAGGAGCTGGAAAAAAGAAAAAGGTAAGAGCTGGTGATATAGTGGGCGCTATTACTAGTATTGAAGGAGTTAATGCAGAGAATATTGGCATAATAGATATACAAGAGAATTTTTCATATATAGATATATTGGATGGTAAAGGTAGTATTGTTTTAGAGGGGCTTAAAACAACTACTATAAAAGGAAAGATAGTTAGAGTAGAAAGAGCAGCTAAGTAG
- a CDS encoding DUF5658 family protein, which translates to MVLKVLEKRDINSISKKLVILYILNITDLFFTNLLLQTGMFFEANKIMNLVINDTLTSALIKIVLPLILIIVLRYRMRGASSEQLIKGNILINIVLIFYVIVNTFHAVWITTFYIRG; encoded by the coding sequence ATGGTACTTAAGGTACTTGAGAAAAGGGACATAAACAGTATTTCCAAAAAGCTAGTAATTTTATATATTTTAAATATTACAGATTTATTTTTTACCAACCTTCTTTTACAAACAGGTATGTTTTTTGAAGCAAATAAAATTATGAATTTAGTTATTAATGATACGTTAACAAGTGCTTTAATCAAAATTGTACTACCTCTTATTTTAATTATAGTCTTAAGATATAGAATGAGAGGAGCATCAAGTGAACAGTTAATTAAAGGGAATATCCTAATAAATATAGTACTTATTTTCTATGTTATAGTAAACACTTTCCATGCTGTTTGGATTACTACCTTTTATATAAGGGGGTAG
- a CDS encoding zinc-ribbon domain-containing protein, producing MADKTIVCKDCEKDFIFTEGEQEFYKEKGFENDPVRCPECRKARKQQSNNRGFRK from the coding sequence ATGGCAGATAAGACTATAGTATGCAAAGATTGCGAAAAAGACTTCATATTTACTGAAGGTGAGCAAGAATTCTACAAAGAAAAAGGATTTGAAAATGATCCAGTAAGATGCCCAGAATGTAGAAAAGCTAGAAAACAACAAAGCAACAACAGAGGATTCAGAAAGTAA